The Pelagibacterium halotolerans B2 genome has a segment encoding these proteins:
- a CDS encoding ABC transporter permease has protein sequence MAISSINRRRLANFRRNRRGHISFWIFVILVVVTLFAEAISNDKPLLVSYQGELLFPVVIDYPETKFGGFLAVTQYRSSVIQNEIEENGWAIWPLFRFSHRTVDTALPRPAPTPPSWLMSQEENCSRYRQGASDPGCVFGNMHVLGTDDQGRDVLARLIYGFRISVLFGLTLTILSSVVGIVAGAAQGYFGGWTDLLFQRFIEVWTSIPSLYLLLIISSVIAPSFWVLLIILLLFSWVALVGVVRAEFLRGRNFEYVNAARALGVGNWTIMFRHLMPNAMVATITFVPFILGGSITTLTALDFLGFGLPPGSPSLGELLAQGKNNLQAPWLGLTGFAVISIMLSLLVFAGEAVRDAFDPRKTFG, from the coding sequence TTGGCCATATCGTCGATAAACCGGCGCAGGCTCGCCAATTTCCGCCGCAACAGGCGCGGACATATTTCGTTCTGGATTTTCGTGATTCTCGTGGTCGTCACCCTGTTCGCCGAAGCCATCAGCAACGACAAGCCATTGCTCGTCTCCTACCAGGGCGAGTTGCTGTTTCCGGTGGTGATCGACTATCCGGAAACCAAGTTCGGGGGATTTCTCGCGGTTACACAATATCGATCTTCGGTGATCCAGAACGAAATCGAGGAGAACGGCTGGGCGATATGGCCGCTGTTTCGCTTTTCCCACCGCACGGTCGATACAGCCCTGCCCCGACCGGCGCCGACACCACCGAGCTGGCTGATGAGCCAGGAGGAAAACTGTTCGCGCTACCGCCAGGGTGCAAGCGATCCAGGGTGTGTGTTTGGCAACATGCATGTGCTGGGCACCGACGACCAGGGACGGGACGTTCTGGCCCGACTGATCTACGGGTTCCGGATCTCGGTGCTGTTCGGGTTGACGCTGACCATTCTGTCGTCCGTGGTCGGCATCGTGGCCGGAGCGGCACAGGGCTATTTCGGAGGCTGGACCGATTTGCTTTTCCAGCGCTTCATCGAGGTCTGGACCTCGATCCCCTCGCTCTATCTCCTGCTCATCATTTCCAGCGTCATTGCCCCGAGTTTCTGGGTGCTGCTCATTATACTGCTTCTGTTTTCATGGGTGGCCCTGGTTGGGGTTGTGCGAGCGGAGTTCCTGCGCGGACGAAATTTCGAATATGTCAATGCGGCGCGGGCGCTGGGGGTGGGCAATTGGACGATCATGTTCCGCCATCTGATGCCCAACGCCATGGTGGCAACCATCACATTCGTGCCCTTCATTCTGGGCGGATCGATCACCACGCTGACGGCGCTGGATTTTCTTGGCTTCGGGTTGCCTCCGGGATCGCCATCGCTGGGCGAGCTTCTAGCACAAGGCAAGAACAATCTACAGGCACCATGGCTGGGCCTGACCGGGTTTGCGGTCATCTCCATCATGCTCAGCCTTCTGGTCTTTGCGGGCGAGGCCGTGCGCGACGCCTTCGAT